A genome region from Candidatus Eisenbacteria bacterium includes the following:
- a CDS encoding (2Fe-2S)-binding protein, translating into MNLDLHCTVNGEPKSFRIAPGDRLSEVLRREGYFSVKVGCSTGDCGTCTVLLDGEPIVSCLLLAAEAEGHEILTVEGLAKGRELHPLQKAFLDEGAVQCGFCTPAMLLAAKALLDRDPDPSEKAIRRSLAGTLCRCTGYENPVRAVQKAAERMKEEAR; encoded by the coding sequence ATGAACCTCGACCTTCATTGCACGGTCAACGGGGAGCCGAAGTCGTTTCGCATCGCGCCCGGGGATCGTTTGAGCGAAGTGTTGAGACGTGAAGGGTATTTCAGCGTCAAGGTCGGCTGCTCGACCGGGGACTGCGGCACGTGCACGGTTCTCCTCGACGGGGAGCCGATCGTGAGCTGCCTTCTTCTCGCCGCCGAGGCGGAGGGACACGAGATTCTTACCGTGGAAGGGCTCGCGAAGGGCCGCGAGCTCCATCCACTTCAAAAGGCCTTCCTCGACGAAGGGGCGGTGCAGTGCGGATTCTGCACGCCCGCCATGCTGCTCGCCGCGAAAGCGCTCCTCGACCGGGATCCGGATCCGTCCGAGAAGGCGATCCGAAGGTCGCTCGCGGGGACGCTCTGCCGATGCACCGGGTACGAGAACCCGGTCCGCGCCGTGCAGAAGGCGGCCGAGCGGATGAAGGAGGAGGCGCGATGA